A window of Exiguobacterium sp. FSL W8-0210 contains these coding sequences:
- a CDS encoding helix-turn-helix domain-containing protein has protein sequence MLGERIKQIRKQKKMTQTDVATGIITKSMLSMVENGKATPSVHALQAIARRLQVTVEELMLDPRDVQMRELIETIRSRHTPYFSDEKIQELLKPYLVPETTSYWQGQVYHKYGDALRASDPELGLTYYEKAEQIFRQLGRQDEQLLVQISTVYFLFNLKRTKEAYELIEAMDVPREIPLAPKTYLNFQILRALRASLFDDHYTEAIALLREGVQYMREQDVYYHVISFQRFLGLFLYLEGEIEQSQQEFDRLEQFFAFSETTAVGRIEVDLTKGLIAIFENDTDGMQMAWEKLVTVAIDDAKHYIGQLEVHLLVNGIELPNQTLQQSVDKIWAMQDAWLAASGFDQAMMLQTLVLAMQRGVGQERLEDVLRLKDDLQSERLKGDLEREIQAFVNIQ, from the coding sequence GTGTTAGGGGAACGTATCAAACAGATCCGAAAACAGAAAAAAATGACACAAACGGACGTTGCGACCGGTATCATCACGAAGTCGATGCTCAGTATGGTCGAGAATGGGAAAGCGACACCGTCTGTACACGCACTACAGGCGATTGCTAGGCGATTACAGGTGACGGTCGAAGAATTGATGCTTGATCCGCGGGATGTTCAGATGCGGGAACTCATCGAAACAATCCGTTCACGGCATACCCCATATTTTTCAGACGAAAAAATTCAGGAACTGCTAAAACCTTACTTGGTTCCGGAAACGACTTCTTATTGGCAAGGGCAGGTCTACCATAAATACGGCGATGCCCTCCGAGCGTCTGACCCGGAGCTTGGTTTGACGTATTACGAGAAAGCAGAGCAGATTTTTCGACAGCTCGGTCGTCAAGATGAGCAGTTGCTCGTTCAGATCTCGACAGTCTATTTTTTGTTCAATCTCAAACGGACGAAGGAAGCGTACGAGCTGATCGAAGCAATGGATGTACCACGTGAGATTCCACTTGCGCCAAAAACCTATTTAAATTTCCAAATCTTGCGTGCACTTCGAGCAAGTTTGTTCGATGATCATTATACAGAAGCAATCGCCTTATTGCGTGAAGGGGTTCAGTACATGCGGGAGCAGGATGTCTATTATCATGTCATTTCGTTTCAACGTTTTCTTGGACTGTTTTTGTATCTGGAAGGAGAAATCGAACAATCACAGCAAGAGTTTGATCGATTGGAGCAGTTTTTTGCATTTAGTGAAACGACTGCCGTCGGACGAATCGAAGTCGATTTGACGAAAGGACTCATCGCGATTTTTGAAAACGATACAGACGGCATGCAAATGGCGTGGGAAAAACTCGTCACTGTGGCGATCGATGATGCGAAGCATTACATCGGACAACTCGAAGTCCATCTCCTTGTTAACGGCATCGAATTACCGAATCAGACGCTTCAGCAGAGCGTCGATAAGATATGGGCGATGCAAGATGCGTGGCTTGCCGCGAGTGGATTCGACCAAGCGATGATGCTTCAAACACTCGTACTAGCGATGCAACGAGGAGTTGGTCAGGAACGCTTGGAGGATGTCTTGCGATTGAAGGATGACCTTCAAAGCGAACGCCTCAAAGGCGATCTTGAGCGAGAGATACAAGCGTTCGTTAATATTCAATGA
- a CDS encoding C40 family peptidase: protein MKKTVLALTTLALVGTTIPVSAASTTLTLTDNVNIRTAASTSAKVITTLKKGTKLTAVKKVNSWYEIRYQSKPAFITSAYVKATTEKAPTTTTYITNTDAVNVRQKATTSSKSLGKLAKNTVLTVQKQSGDWYQITHKKQTAYVHATLVSKKTSNVTTDSKPPATTPVKKVVKAVDRSKVYTVNAKEGLNARTAAATNAKIYKTLPHQTVLDVTGAVDSWYQVKLDGKEAYVASTYVKASTKASPPTTPTTPEVSLTPVDASKTYRVNAPTGLNVRTLPSTSSKVFTQVAHASTVNVTGETTGKDSGWYQIKIGTGLYYVAKSYITTGSVTTTPPVTPTTPPVTTVPGSTLMERAISIGQQYLGTPYVWGSSNPVNGGFDCSGFINYTLNAAGYSVGRTNVNGYWNDDRYLGAKLSKLRQPARGDIIFFENTYAAGPTHIGIMLNNDQFIHANTPSLGISRLSERYWTQKLLGFKSL, encoded by the coding sequence GTGAAAAAGACCGTTCTCGCCCTCACGACGCTCGCTTTGGTCGGTACCACAATTCCGGTTTCAGCCGCGTCAACGACACTGACTTTGACGGATAACGTCAACATTCGCACGGCTGCCTCGACTTCCGCGAAGGTCATCACGACGCTAAAAAAAGGTACGAAGCTGACAGCTGTCAAGAAAGTCAACAGCTGGTATGAAATCCGCTATCAGTCGAAACCAGCTTTCATTACTTCAGCATACGTCAAAGCAACGACGGAAAAGGCTCCGACAACTACGACCTACATAACGAACACCGATGCCGTCAACGTCCGGCAAAAAGCAACGACGAGTTCGAAATCACTCGGAAAACTGGCAAAGAATACTGTCTTGACTGTTCAGAAACAATCAGGTGATTGGTACCAAATCACACATAAGAAACAAACGGCCTATGTCCATGCGACGTTAGTCAGCAAAAAGACGTCGAACGTCACGACAGATTCAAAACCACCCGCAACGACTCCCGTCAAAAAAGTCGTTAAAGCGGTTGATCGATCAAAAGTCTACACGGTTAATGCGAAGGAAGGCTTGAACGCACGGACTGCTGCAGCGACGAACGCAAAAATCTACAAGACATTACCGCATCAGACGGTTCTTGATGTCACAGGCGCCGTTGATTCATGGTACCAAGTCAAGCTTGACGGAAAAGAAGCATATGTCGCTTCGACCTATGTCAAAGCTTCAACAAAAGCATCACCACCAACAACGCCGACGACGCCTGAAGTCTCTTTGACGCCGGTTGATGCCTCGAAGACGTATCGCGTCAACGCCCCAACCGGTCTGAATGTCCGTACGTTGCCTTCGACGTCGTCTAAAGTCTTCACACAAGTCGCACACGCTTCGACGGTAAACGTAACAGGTGAAACGACAGGTAAAGATAGCGGCTGGTACCAGATCAAGATCGGAACGGGTCTCTACTATGTCGCGAAGAGTTACATCACGACGGGATCCGTCACGACGACGCCTCCTGTCACTCCGACGACACCTCCTGTGACGACCGTTCCCGGTTCAACATTGATGGAACGTGCCATTTCGATTGGTCAACAATATCTCGGAACACCATACGTTTGGGGATCTAGTAATCCAGTCAACGGTGGCTTCGACTGCTCTGGCTTCATCAACTACACGTTGAATGCCGCTGGCTATTCTGTCGGACGGACGAACGTCAACGGTTACTGGAATGATGACCGGTATCTTGGGGCGAAGCTTTCGAAACTGCGTCAACCGGCACGCGGCGATATCATCTTCTTCGAAAACACGTATGCCGCTGGTCCGACGCATATCGGCATCATGTTGAACAACGATCAGTTCATCCATGCGAACACACCATCACTCGGCATCAGTCGTCTTTCAGAACGGTACTGGACACAAAAACTGTTAGGCTTTAAATCACTTTAA